A segment of the Deinococcus fonticola genome:
CGCATCAATTTCCAGGCGCTGCTGACCGACGATCCGCAGCAGACGGGCGTTTTCCTTCTCGAGCTGACGAAGCCGTTTGGCTTCGTCAGCGTTGGTGTCGCCATATCTCTTCTTCCAGGCGTAGTAAGACGCGGTGCTGCACCCGAAGTCGCGGCAAAGGTCTTCGACAGACCGCTCGCCTTTTTTG
Coding sequences within it:
- a CDS encoding transposase, with the protein product MKIRQFTEDQIIKLLQEGKKGERSVEDLCRDFGCSTASYYAWKKRYGDTNADEAKRLRQLEKENARLLRIVGQQRLEIDAMKDVIGKKR